A window from Rhea pennata isolate bPtePen1 chromosome 1, bPtePen1.pri, whole genome shotgun sequence encodes these proteins:
- the LOC134136895 gene encoding noggin-like, which yields MLAMDGCRCLVLLLARLLPLLPGAPGPVRCLLAPEDLPPLSQDPLLLPGTPDPAVRLLRARPSAPLRPYSLSLSPDDYRYSPKPKHLRPGRLRKLLGPSYDPFWMSPEDPRGRNASAEDLEALSRDLAEGAGRYRRKLWREAEVLELPALLPLGEGLPGNLSRAVARRLRQWLVERAACRLTSAWVDLGPIFWPRWVRHTACDAGPACCSWPPGMACRPAQLTHIKLLAWHCWAGRPPAPGTQQCAWRQVPYPVVAACKCSCR from the coding sequence ATGCTCGCCATGGACGGCTGCCGCtgcctcgtcctcctcctcgcccgcctgctgccgctgctgccgggTGCCCCGGGCCCCGTGCGCTGCCTCCTCGCGCCGGAGGACCTGCCGCCGCTCAGCCAGGacccgctgctgctgcccggCACCCCGGACCCTGCTGTCCGCCTGCTGCGGGCCCGGCCCTCGGCGCCGCTGCGACCCTACAGCCTGTCCCTCTCCCCCGACGACTACCGCTACTCCCCCAAGCCCAAGCACCTGCGGCCCGGGCGGCTCCGCAAGCTCCTGGGCCCGTCCTACGACCCTTTCTGGATGTCGCCGGAGGACCCGCGGGGCCGCAACGCCAGCGCCGAGGACCTGGAGGCCCTCAGCCGGGACCTGGCAGAGGGCGCCGGCCGCTACCGCCGCAAGCTGTGGCGGGAGGCCGAGGTGCTGGagctgccggcgctgctgccccTGGGCGAGGGGCTGCCGGGCAACCTGAGCCGCGCCGTGGCCCGGCGCCTCCGCCAGTGGCTGGTGGAGCGGGCCGCGTGCCGCCTCACCTCCGCCTGGGTGGACCTGGGGCCCATCTTCTGGCCGCGCTGGGTGCGCCACACGGCCTGCGACGCCGGCCCCGCCTGCTGCTCCTGGCCCCCCGGCATGGCCTGCCGCCCGGCGCAGCTCACCCACATCAAGCTCCTGGCCTGGCACTGCTGGGCTggccggcccccggccccgggcaccCAGCAGTGCGCCTGGCGCCAGGTCCCCTACCCCGTCGTGGCCGCCTGCAAGTGCTCCTGCCGGTAA
- the GCAT gene encoding 2-amino-3-ketobutyrate coenzyme A ligase, mitochondrial — GGSRAASGAAAAQLRRRLEGELEGIRGAGTWKSERVIASRQGPHLRLAGGGAGILNFCANNYLGLSSHPEVIRAGVETLEQFGAGLSSVRFICGTQSIHKDLEEKISRFHQREDAILYASCFDANAGIFEALLTPEDAVLSDELNHASIIDGIRLCKANKYRYKHMDMQDLEAKLQDAQKHRLRLVATDGAFSMDGDIAPLKEICRLAEKYEAFVFIDECHATGFLGPNGRGTDELLGVMDKVTIINSTLGKALGGAAGGYTTGPKPLIDLLRQRSRPYLFSNSLPPAVVGCASKALDLLMESNTIAQSMAAKTQRFRSKMTAAGFTISGQDHPICPVMLGDARLAAVMADDMLSRGIYVIGFSYPVVPKGKARIRVQISAVHSDEDIDRCVEAFTEVGQKHGALP; from the exons ggcggctcccgggccgcctccggggccgcggcggcccagctccgccgccgcctggAGGGCGAGCTGGAGGGCATCCGCGGCGCCGGCACTTGGAAGAGCGAGCGGGTCATCGCGTCCCGGCAGGGCCCCCACCTCCgcctggcgggcggcggcgccg GGATCCTCAATTTCTGTGCCAATAACTACCTGGGGCTCTCCAGCCACCCGGAGGTCATCCGTGCCGGCGTGGAGACCCTCGAGCAGTTCGGCGCTGGCCTCAGCTCCGTCCGCTTCATCTGTGGGACGCAG AGCATACACAAGGATCTGGAGGAGAAAATCTCACGATTCCACCAGAGGGAAGATGCCATTCTCTATGCCAGCTGCTTCGATGCCAACGCTGGTATCTTTGAG GCACTGCTGACCCCGGAGGATGCAGTGCTGTCGGATGAGCTGAACCATGCCTCTATCATCGACGGGATCCGCCTGTGCAAAGCTAACAAGTACCGCTACAAGCACATGGACATGCAGGACCTGGAGGCCAAGCTGCAGGATGCACAG AAACATCGCCTGCGACTAGTGGCCACTGATGGTGCCTTCTCCATGGATGGTGACATTGCACCCCTGAAGGAGATCTGTCGGCTGGCTGAGAAGTATGAGGCCTTTGTTTTCATTGATGAATGCCATGCCACAGGCTTCCTTGGGCCCAATGGCCG TGGTACTGATGAGCTCCTGGGAGTGATGGATAAAGTCACCATCATCAACTCCACCCTGGGAAAAGCACTTGGAGGAGCTGCAG GTGGGTACACGACTGGCCCCAAACCCCTCATTGATTTGCTCCGCCAGCGCTCCCGCCCATACCTCTTCTCCAACAGTCTGCCTCCCGCCGTAGTGGGCTGTGCATCCAAGGCCCTGGACCTGCTCATGGAGAGCAACACCATTGCACAGTCTATGGCTGCCAAGACCCAGCG aTTCAGAAGCAAGATGACTGCAGCCGGCTTCACCATCTCAGGGCAAGACCACCCCATCTGTCCTGTCATGCTTGGGGATGCTCGGCTGGCTGCAGTGATGGCTGATGACATGCTGAGCAGAG GCATTTATGTCATTGGCTTCAGCTACCCTGTGGTTCCCAAGGGAAAGGCCCGCATCCGGGTCCAGATCTCTGCTGTGCACAGTGACGAAGACATTGACCGGTGTGTGGAAGCCTTCACTGAGGTGGGACAGAAACACGGAGCGCTGCCCTGA
- the LOC134136901 gene encoding histone H5: MTESPAPAPAPAPAAKPKRAKAARHSAAHPKYSDMIAAAIRAEKNRGGSSRQSIQKYVKSHYKVGEHADTQVKLSIKRLLATGVLKQTKGVGASGSFRLAKGEKPKKKIARKGKKAIKKAGTPKRAARPKKAKSPRKKPKATVRKSGKKQRATPKKSKKPKTIKTKSPKPSKPKKARRSKPRAKSSAKKSPRK, encoded by the coding sequence ATGACGGagagcccggccccggccccggcaccaGCCCCAGCCGCCAAGCCCAAGCGGGCCAAGGCGGCGAGGCACTCGGCAGCCCACCCCAAGTACTCGGACATGATCGCAGCCGCCATCCGGGCCGAGAAGAACCGCGGCGGTTCCTCCCGACAGTCCATCCAGAAGTACGTGAAGAGTCACTACAAGGTGGGCGAGCACGCTGACACCCAGGTCAAGCTCTCCATCAAGCGGCTCCTCGCCACGGGTGTCCTCAAGCAAACCAAAGGTGTCGGCGCCTCCGGCTCTTTCCGCCTAGCCAAAGGCGAGAAacccaagaaaaaaatagcccGGAAGGGCAAGAAGGCCATCAAGAAAGCTGGAACACCCAAGAGAGCAGCTAGACCCAAGAAAGCCAAGTCGCCAAGAAAGAAGCCCAAAGCCACTGTCAGGAAGTCTGGAAAAAAGCAGAGGGCCACACCAAAGAAATCCAAGAAGCCAAAGACCATTAAAACCAAGTCACCGAAGCCATCAAAGCCCAAAAAGGCAAGGCGGTCCAAACCCAGAGCAAAGTCCAGTGCCAAGAAATCACCCAGGAAATGA
- the GALR3 gene encoding galanin receptor type 3, whose amino-acid sequence MPEGWNTSSDSLEVQAAGIIVPVIFSLIFLLGTVGNGLVLAVLLRNGKVKYNTTNLFILNLAMADLCFIICCVPFQATIYTLDGWLFGPFACKTVHFLIYLTMYASSFTLAAVSIDRYLAIRYPLKSRDLRTSRNAGVAILVIWSLSLLFAGPYLSYYQIVHYHGMPICVPIWEDQRRKILDILTFVFGYLLPVTVVSLAYARTIKFLWTSVEPLERISEARKAKRKVTKMIVAVAILFCLCWLPHHLVILCFWFGHFPFNRATYACRLASHCLSYANSCLNPIVYALISKHFRKRFKQVFTCIFFQNKNRKKKKRVGNKVHMVNVGKGFTNNTTGFYRGNTEVTQVGEENTRSCPGPLKRDPEDASYTRTWTHQLQDAMVSVHKGLLEEETLATAGQPLAVTPPRRTPEFVTVHCR is encoded by the exons ATGCCAGAGGGCTGGAACACCTCCTCTGACAGCCTGGAGGTGCAAGCTGCAGGGATTATTGTGCCTGTGATCTTCTCCCTCATCTTTCTTCTGGGCACCGTGGGGAATGGGCTGGTGCTGGCCGTGCTGCTGCGTAATGGCAAAGTGAAATACAATACCACCAACCTCTTCATCCTTAACCTGGCCATGGCCGACTTGTGCTTCATCATCTGCTGTGTCCCCTTCCAAGCCACCATTTACACCTTGGATGGGTGGCTCTTTGGGCCCTTTGCCTGCAAGACTGTGCATTTCCTTATCTACCTCACCATGTATGCCAGCAGCTTCACCTTGGCTGCGGTCTCCATTGACAG GTACCTGGCTATTCGTTATCCGCTGAAGTCTCGGGATCTCCGCACCTCCCGAAATGCAGGAGTGGCCATTTTAGTGATCTGGTCGCTGTCACTGCTCTTCGCAGGGCCTTACCTCAGTTACTACCAGATTGTCCATTACCATGGGATGCCCATCTGTGTCCCAATCTGGGAGGACCAGCGCCGAAAGATTTTGGACATCCTTACATTTGTTTTTGGGTACCTCCTGCCTGTGACTGTGGTGAGCCTGGCATATGCCAGGACCATCAAGTTCCTGTGGACCTCTGTAGAACCCCTTGAGAGGATCTCAGAGGCCCGGAAGGCTAAGCGTAAGGTCACCAAGATGATTGTGGCAGTGGCCATCCTATTCTGCCTCTGCTGGCTGCCCCACCACTTGGTCATCTTGTGCTTCTGGTTTGGCCACTTTCCCTTCAACCGAGCCACTTATGCCTGTCGCCTGGCTTCCCACTGCCTGTCGTATGCCAATTCCTGTCTCAACCCCATTGTCTATGCTCTCATCTCCAAGCATTTCCGCAAGCGTTTCAAGCAGGTCTTCACCTGCATCTTCTTCcagaacaagaacagaaaaaagaagaagagagttGGAAATAAAGTCCACATGGTCAATGTGGGCAAAGGTTTCACCAACAACACCACAGGTTTCTATAGAGGCAACACTGAGGTGACCCAAGTCGGAGAGGAGAATACCAGGTCCTGCCCTGGTCCACTGAAGAGGGACCCTGAAGATGCCAGTTACACCAGAACATGGACTCACCAGCTACAAGATGCTATGGTCTCTGTTCACAAAGGATTGCTGGAGGAGGAAACTCTGGCAACAGCTGGCCAACCCCTGGCTGTGACCCCTCCAAGGAGAACTCCAGAATTTGTGACTGTTCACTGCAGATGA